One part of the Phaeodactylum tricornutum CCAP 1055/1 chromosome 17, whole genome shotgun sequence genome encodes these proteins:
- the APC10 gene encoding predicted protein, with protein sequence EIGREALCWQLSSAKPGNGVEQIRDKSVTTYWQSDGTAQPHWIQVHFGRRVAISHVCLYLDFSLDESYTPKRITIEAGMTTQDLSFATYPVNTSIEVHEPVGWSRQLDPYNSRKLVRAHLIRISIISMHQNGRDTHVRQVQLYGPRTS encoded by the exons GAAATCGGTCGCGAAGCTCTTTGTTGGCAGCTATCCAGTGCGAAACCTGGGAACGGTGTGGAACAAATTCGAGATAAATCCGTAACAACCTACTGGCAATCAGACGGGACAGCGCAGCCGCACTGGATCCAAGTTCATTTCGGACGGCGCGTTGCTATTAGTCACGTTTGCCTCTATCTGGATTTTTCGTTAGACGAATCGTACACTCCAAAGAGAATTACGATTGAAGCTGGAATGACAACACAGGACCTATCATTCGCAACTTATCCCGTGAATACCAGTATTGAAGTACATGAACCTGTCGGATGGT CACGCCAACTAGACCCTTACAACTCTCGAAAGCTTGTCCGGGCTCACCTGATTCGAATTTCAATTATCAGTATGCATCAGAATGGTCGGGATACGCATGTACGCCAAGTGCAGCTATACGGTCCCCGAACATCC
- a CDS encoding predicted protein, with amino-acid sequence MVMRSRWLASTLMTLSPLSCTNAAAPFVSRLLIAAQQSSKPAADPAPGSPFHYAFPVHNLEAAKDFYENVLGCVEGRSSEKWQDYSLHGHQIVAHWAGNDYRCQDYYNPVDGDEVPVPHVGLALTVEQFHELAERVRSKGVNFIIEPHLRFKGMPGEQYTMFFKDPSGNNLEFKAMTHPENLFAKYNVTNK; translated from the exons ATGGTGATGCGAAGTCGATGGTTGGCCTCCACTTTGATGACTCTCTCACCGCTATCCTGCACGAATGCAGCAGCCCCGTTCGTATCGCGTCTTCTGATTGCAGCGCAGCAGAGTTCAAAGCCAGCCG CGGATCCTGCTCCTGGAAGTCCTTTTCACTACGCCTTTCCTGTGCATAACCTGGAAGCAGCCAAGGACTTTTACGAAAATGTGTTGGGCTGTGTCGAAGGCCGTTCAAGTGAAAAGTGGCAGGACTACTCGTTGCACGGGCATCAAATTGTCGCCCACTGGGCCGGGAACGATTATCGCTGTCAAGACTACTACAATCCGGTGGATGGGGATGAGGTCCCTGTTCCTCATGTGGGGCTTGCTTTGACTGTAGAACAGTTCCACGAATTGGCTGAGCGAGTCCGGAGCAAGGGCGTCAATTTCATTATTGAGCCACATCTTCGATTCAAG GGAATGCCGGGCGAACAGTATACTATGTTCTTCAAGGATCCGTCAGGAAACAACCTTGAGTTCAAAGCCATGACTCATCCTGAAAATCTCTTTGCGAAATACAACGTTACGAATAAGTAA